In one window of Comamonas testosteroni DNA:
- a CDS encoding cupin domain-containing protein, whose product MSEIAQDNGARTWDRPEGSSFEDWMSTRIARFATRKYDFDALKFQADFDPKYRRGQMRYIGTGGTGVASDSNTIPSENFTFSTMVIPAGHEGPSHLHTDVEEVFFVMRGKLKLVLEKDGERFETILTDRDVVSVPPGVYREEINVGDEDALMCVMLGAKKPVTPTYPPEHPLAKIKR is encoded by the coding sequence ATGAGCGAGATCGCACAAGACAACGGCGCCCGTACTTGGGATCGCCCCGAGGGCTCCAGCTTTGAAGACTGGATGAGCACACGCATTGCGCGCTTTGCCACGCGCAAGTACGACTTCGATGCCCTGAAGTTCCAGGCCGACTTTGACCCCAAATACCGCCGCGGCCAGATGCGTTACATCGGCACGGGCGGCACGGGCGTGGCCTCCGACAGCAACACCATTCCGTCGGAAAACTTCACCTTCTCCACCATGGTGATTCCTGCCGGCCATGAAGGCCCTTCGCATCTGCACACCGATGTGGAAGAAGTGTTCTTCGTGATGCGCGGCAAGCTCAAGCTGGTGCTGGAAAAGGACGGCGAGCGTTTCGAGACCATCCTGACCGATCGCGATGTGGTTTCGGTGCCGCCCGGCGTGTACCGCGAAGAGATCAATGTCGGTGATGAAGATGCGCTGATGTGCGTGATGCTGGGCGCCAAAAAGCCCGTCACCCCGACTTATCCGCCCGAGCATCCTCTGGCCAAGATCAAGCGCTGA
- a CDS encoding long-chain-fatty-acid--CoA ligase, which produces MSKRPWLNAYPEGVPADIDASQYPSLVALMEEAFAKHADKVAYSFMGKELSFAEVDAQSKLFAAYLQSLGLQRGDRVALMMPNIPQYPVAVAGVLRAGYVLVNVNPLYTARELEHQLKDSGAKAIVIIENFAKTLQDGMHGSAVQHIVLCAMGDELGLLKGMLVNYVVRSVKKLVPPFNLPGAVRFKDALAKGRGASLNAPVLKADDMAVLQYTGGTTGVSKGAVLQHRNIIANVLQSEAWNEPAMKKVPAGEQPTSICALPLYHIFAFTVNMMLAMRTGGKTVLIPNPRDLKATLKELSRHRFHSFPAVNTLFNGLANHPDFGTVDWSHLKVSVGGGMAVQSAVAELWLKKTGCPICEGYGLSETSPSVTCNPVTVTAYSGTIGVPLPSTYVKLVGSDGQDVNEPGLPGEVAVLGPQVMAGYWQRPDETAKAMTADGYFLTGDIGTIDERGFVKIVDRKKDMVIVSGFNVYPNEVEDVVSNCPGVLECAVVGVPDEKSGEAIKLVVVKKDPALTEQAIRDYCHANLTGYKRPRHIVFRTDLPKTPVGKILRRELRDA; this is translated from the coding sequence ATGAGTAAGCGTCCTTGGCTGAATGCCTATCCAGAGGGAGTTCCTGCGGACATTGACGCGTCCCAGTATCCATCGCTGGTGGCCTTGATGGAGGAGGCGTTTGCCAAGCATGCCGACAAGGTGGCCTATTCCTTCATGGGCAAGGAACTGAGCTTCGCCGAGGTCGATGCGCAGAGCAAGCTCTTTGCCGCCTATCTGCAAAGCCTGGGACTGCAGCGAGGCGACCGCGTGGCGCTGATGATGCCCAATATTCCTCAGTACCCGGTGGCCGTGGCAGGGGTGCTGCGTGCCGGCTATGTGCTGGTCAACGTCAACCCGCTCTACACGGCACGCGAGCTCGAGCATCAGCTCAAGGACTCGGGTGCCAAGGCCATCGTCATCATCGAGAACTTCGCCAAGACCCTGCAGGACGGCATGCATGGCAGCGCCGTGCAGCACATCGTGCTTTGCGCCATGGGCGACGAGCTGGGGCTTTTGAAGGGCATGCTGGTCAATTACGTGGTGCGCTCCGTCAAGAAGCTGGTGCCGCCCTTCAACCTGCCCGGTGCCGTGCGCTTCAAGGACGCACTGGCCAAGGGGCGTGGCGCCAGCCTGAACGCACCGGTGCTCAAGGCCGACGACATGGCGGTGTTGCAATACACGGGCGGCACCACGGGCGTGAGCAAGGGGGCCGTGCTGCAGCACAGGAACATCATCGCCAACGTGCTGCAGTCCGAAGCCTGGAACGAGCCCGCCATGAAGAAGGTGCCGGCAGGTGAGCAGCCCACCAGCATCTGCGCGCTGCCGCTCTATCACATCTTCGCGTTCACGGTGAACATGATGCTGGCCATGCGCACCGGCGGCAAAACCGTGCTTATCCCCAATCCGCGCGATCTCAAGGCTACACTCAAGGAGCTGTCCAGGCACCGTTTCCACAGCTTTCCGGCCGTGAACACCTTGTTCAACGGACTGGCCAACCACCCCGATTTCGGCACCGTGGACTGGAGTCACCTCAAGGTCTCGGTGGGTGGCGGCATGGCCGTGCAGAGTGCCGTGGCCGAGCTGTGGCTCAAGAAGACTGGCTGTCCCATCTGCGAGGGTTACGGCCTCTCGGAGACCAGTCCCTCGGTGACCTGCAATCCGGTCACGGTCACGGCTTACTCGGGCACCATCGGCGTGCCCCTGCCCAGCACCTATGTGAAGCTGGTCGGCAGCGACGGCCAGGACGTGAACGAGCCGGGTCTGCCCGGCGAAGTCGCCGTGCTGGGTCCCCAGGTCATGGCCGGCTATTGGCAACGCCCCGACGAAACCGCCAAGGCCATGACGGCCGACGGCTACTTCCTGACCGGCGACATCGGCACCATTGACGAGCGCGGTTTTGTGAAGATCGTGGACCGCAAGAAAGACATGGTCATCGTCAGCGGCTTCAATGTCTACCCCAACGAGGTCGAGGACGTGGTCTCCAACTGCCCCGGCGTGCTGGAGTGCGCGGTGGTCGGCGTGCCCGACGAAAAGTCCGGTGAGGCCATCAAGCTCGTCGTCGTCAAGAAAGACCCGGCGCTGACGGAACAGGCCATCCGCGACTATTGCCACGCCAATCTGACAGGCTACAAGCGTCCGCGCCACATCGTCTTTCGCACCGATCTGCCCAAGACTCCTGTGGGCAAGATCCTGCGCAGGGAGCTGCGCGACGCCTGA